From the genome of Pseudarthrobacter sp. NIBRBAC000502772:
GTGAAAACAAGGAACTCCGATTTGCCGGACGGATGTTGGATGCAGCCCTGGAAGATCTCGCCGCAGTACTTCGCGGCAAATTCGGTCATCCAGGGACGACGTCCTCGGCCGTGTTTGACAGCTACGCACTGCACCACCGGCACCGTCAGCCCCGCGAACCGAACACAAAATAGCCTCCCAGCGTTGCCCAGACTGACGTCGCATGTGCTCGGGTCCGAAATATGGCTAGCGCTGGGGCTCCGGCCATTGTCGTATAGGGTTGGGCAACGGGAGCTGCCATCGCCTGGTCCATCGGAATGCTGGCCCCGCAGTAGGGGCGGCATGGACCTTAATGACCGCTTATGCTGCCGTTGGTCATCGTCCTCGGAAGCGTTCTCTTGCTCTCAATCCCCGCGCTGCAATGGATGGTCCTGCGACGTTTCGGTCGCCAGGGATCACCCACCTATTCGAAGGCGGACCTACGCCGATCAACCTCGGAAATCTTCCAGATGTCAGGCTTTACGGTATGGAACAGGCGTCCTGTTATGGATTCGGGAATCACGCGCATGTATATGTTCTTTTCCCCTGGCTCCCAAGGCTGCAGACCCAGAGTGTCTGCAGCCTTCTTTTCGAGAGGGTCAAGAACGATCCGGATTTTTCCTTGGGCCACCACGCTCCACGCCATCTGCGTCCGCGGTTTATACCCGTCAACTTCTAACGCGGATTCAACGTCTAGACCCGCCCAAAACTTGCTGCCGACCGCTGACCTGAAGACCAAAGTCTCCCCGTCGACAACGTAATTAATCGGGAAGATGTCCGGACGGCGCTGGACGACGACTGCGAGCCGACCAACAGTGTCCGACCGCAAGAGATCCCAGCAGGCTTCCGGGCCGAGACGCTCAACCGCATTCTTGCCAGCCTTTTCCATGGCGAGATGGTACCCCTGATGGCAGACCCCGGTTAGGGGCTTACGTCCTAGTGCGGTGCGGCAAGCCCTCGTACGAACGGCGCTTTACCAAGGGCTGTCCGTTCGAGGTGATCGGCCAGCTGCACGTCCACCCGGGTTTCCACAACGCCGGCCGCGTTGAGCGCGCCGATGACAGCGGCGCGGACTCCCTCGATGGATGCCCCGGGAGCGAGGCCTGCCAGGAGGACCCGGAGCCCCGAGGCCTCCTGAATGACTTGCCACCCCGCGCTGCCGGCTTCATCGAGTACGTGGTGGAACACGATCGGGTGGATGCTGACCGGTCCTTGCCTGCCTGGCAGGTTCAGAATGTCTTCGAGCCGCCCTTCGATGTCTCCCAGCAAAGTGAAAGCGCGCCCGCACGGGCAGCCTCGTCCGCCCAGTCTGACGGAGTCGGACATTTCGTACCGGATTAGCGGCAGGGTGCGGGAGAACAGCACGGTCACGAGGAGCCTCGCCCCAGTAGTGCCGGGCGGCACGGGGTTCCCGTCCTGGTCCACCGGTTCGATGATCAGCAGGTCCTCGTAGACGTGCCGGTTCCGGTAGGTGCAGGGGGAGGCGATCCCGGCCGTTTCGGTGGCGGCGTAAACGTCGAAGGGCGCGCTTCCCCACGCCGCTTCGAGTTCCGCTGCGGTGTGCGGGGTGAGCACTTCGGAGGCGGACATCACGCCCTGGGGTGAGATGTGCAGACGTCCGGCATGCTGCTCCGCGGCGAGAGGTTTCAGTGCTGAGGCGTAGCCGACCAGGATCCTGGGTTGGAACCGGTTCAGCGCGGCGACCGTGTCCTCCATGGGTGCGGTGACGTCCAGCCGGAGGGTGGGGACAAGCCGGGAGCGCAGGGACGCTCCGACGACGGCGGACTGGTGGGTGGGGACGCGGGAGCTGACCAGTGCCATTTTCAGTGGCCGGGTCGGCCCTGCGGAGATCCCGGCCCAGTCGTTCGCCCGGGCATAGGAGGCCAGGACGGTGCCCCATTCGGAGCGGTTCCAGATGAAGGTCCCGCGCCGGCCCGTGGTTCCTGCCGTCGCCGCAGCCCACCACCGGCCCTGCCATGGCACTCCCGGGTCTCCGCCGCTTTCGGTCAGTGACCGCAGGTGCGCCTCCAGATCCGCCCGCCGCAGGTCCGGGGTGGTGACTGCCTCGTCGAAGTGGGCCATCAGGTCAGCCTTCGTCACAGGAGGCAACTGATCCAAGGGCGCGTCGTGCAGTCCTGTGTGGTGGCGCCGGTAGAACTCCGAGCCGGCGTAGGCTGCGCGGCGCAGCTCCTGCAGGGCATGGTCCTGGTGGGCGGTGATCCGGGCGGCGTCCCAGTGATCCCTTCTCCGCCACGCGGCCCGCAGGAACACCACCCGGGAGATGAGGCGGAGGTCCATAGTGGGGGCCTAGTGGGTCCCGGCCGGGGCCAGCGGCCGGACCGGGCGGGCCGTGCTTGCCTCCGGTGTTTCGGGCCGGGGCAGCCGCAGCCTCTTGAGCAGCAGGGCGTTGACGGCGACCAGGAAACTGGAGCCTGACATCGACAGGGCCGCGATCTCCGGGCTGAGGACAATCCCGGCGAACGCGAAGACCCCGGCTGCGATGGGCAGCGCTATCGCGTTGTATCCGACGGCCCAGCCAAGGTTCTGGCGCATCTTCCGCAAAGTCCCTTTGCCGATCCGCAGGGCGATCGGCACATCCAGCGGGTCCGAGCGCATCAGCACGACGTCGGCCGTTTCGATGGCCACGTCGGTGCCGGCGCCGATCGCGATGCCAAGGTCGGCCTGGGCAAGGGCGGGGGCGTCGTTGACACCGTCCCCGACCATGGCGACTTTCTTCCCCGCCTGTTGCAGTGCGGCGATCTTCGCTGATTTGTCCCCCGGGAGCACTTCGGCGATGACGGTGTCGATGCCGAGCTGGCCTGCGATCCTTTGGGCGGTGGCTTCGTTGTCTCCGGTGAGCATGACGACTTCGATCCCGGCCTCGTGCAGGGCAGCGACGGCGGCCGGCGCGGTTTCCCTGGCGGCGTCCGCCATGGCGATCACCGCAGCGGCGCGGCCGTCGACGGCGACGAGCACAGCGGTCCGTCCGGTTCCTGCAAGTTCGTCGCGGACCGCGGCAAGCGGACCAAGGTCGATGCCTTCGTCGGACATGAGCTTGCGGTTGCCGACCAGGACCCGGTGTCCCTCCACGGTTGCGCCGGCCCCGTGGCCGGGGACGTTCAGGAAGTCGGTGGCGGCCAGGTCGGTGGCGCCGTGTCCCTGGGCGTGCCGGACCACTGCCGCGGCAAGAGGGTGTTCGGATTCCTTTTCCACGGCGGCGACCAGAGCCAGCAGCTCGTTTTCATCGATGCCCTCAACGACGACGTCGGTAACTTCCGGTTCGCCCTTGGTCAGGGTGCCCGTCTTGTCCATGACGACGGTGTCGATCCGGGCGGAGACCTCCAGCGCGGTGGCATTCTTGAACAGGACACCGCGCTTAGCACCGAGGCCGGTGCCCACCATGATGGCCGTCGGCGTGGCAAGCCCCAACGCGTCGGGGCAGGTAATGACGACGACGGTGATGGCGAACAGCAGGGCCGCCTGGACGCCGGCGCCGAGGGCGAGCCAGGCGGCGAACGTCACGGTCCCTCCGATCAGTGCGACCAGGACCAGCCAGAACGCGGCCCTGTCGGCCAGCCGCTGGCCCGGTGCCTTGGAGTTCTGGGCTTCCTGGACGAGGGCGACGATCTGGGCCAGGGCGGTGTCGGCTCCGACCTTGGTGGCCCGGACCCGCATCGTGCCGGTGGTGTTGATGGACGCGCCGATCACCTCCGAACCGATGGTTTTGGTCACCGGAAGGCTCTCGCCCGTGACCATGGACTCATCGACCTCCGACTGGCCGTCCTCGACCTCCCCGTCAACGGGGATTTTCGATCCCGGCCGGATCAGCAGCAGGTCCCCCGTCTGGACCTCGGAGGTGGGGATCTCGACCGTGTCCCCGTCGCGGATCACCACCGCGACCGGAGGGGCAAGCTCGAGCAGCGTACGGATGGCTTCGTTCGCTCCGCCCCTTGCGCGCATTTCAAACCAGTGGCCCAGCAGCACGAAGGAGGCCAGGACGGTGGCGGCTTCGTAGAACACCTCACCACCGCCGGTGAGGGTGACCCAGACGCTGTAGAGCCAGCCGGTGCCGACGGCGATCGCGACCAGGACCATCATGTCCAGGGTGCGGGCCTTCAGCGCCCGGTAGGCGCCGTCGAAGAAGATCCAGGCCGAGTAGAAGATGACCGGCAGGGACAGGGCCAGGGCCAGGACATCATCGCGGAGCCCGAACGGCGTCGGGGCGGTGAAACCGAACATGTCCCGGCCCATCGGCGACCACAGCGTCACGCCGATCGACAAGATCGCGGCGACCAGGAACCGGTTGCGCATGTCCTTGACCATGTCATCCATCGACATTCCGGCATGGTGTCCGCCGTGGCCCATCATCTCCTGCGGCGTCCGGGGCATCTCGCCGTGACCTCCCGGGCCATGGCCGGCATGGCTGTCCGCCGGCGGATGGGCATGCCCGGCACGGGGTTCCGCCGGTTCCGGCGCCTGTCCCGGGTGCATTCCCTGGTGATCAGGCTCCACCGGATGCACAGGCTCATGCTTCATCTTGGGGGTGCGCATGGTTTCGTCCATGGGGTAGCAGACGTGGTCGGGGACCGATTCGCCCCGGCAGTGGTACCCGCAGTCCCGGATCCACCGGGAGATCTGCTCCACGGAGGTCACGACCGGGTCAAAACTCACGGTCGCGGTCTGGGCGACCGCGTTCGCGTCGACAGCGGCGACTCCTGGCCGCTGCAGCAGCACGTGTTCCACGACTGCTTTGGACGTGGCCCAGTGCAGGCCACGCACTTCCACGACAGTGCTCTTCAGAGGCGTGCTCACTGCTCCCGCGGCGGGCTTCGGACCGGCAGTCATGGTGTGTCCTTTCGCAGGGGTATCTGAGGAGGACAGCGGCGCGGTTCACCCGCTGTCGGACCTTCACTGCGTAGAGGCTCCCGCCCGCGACGACGATTTCCGGTTACCCCGAACGTATACCCCTAGGGGGTATACGTCAAGGTCTTCGGCCGGACCTGGCGGACAGGCCGGCAGGTCATGCTCCGCGGCCGCGGCGGAGCACGGTGAGGCGGGCAGTGTATTCGCTCTCGTCGATTTCGCCGCGGGCAAACCGTTCGGCGAGCAGATTCTCCGCGATGCCCGGTCCCGGGGCGCCGCCCTCGTACCGGCGGCCTCCGGCTCCCATGGTGCGGGCGAAGAGGATGATGGCGGTGATGACGGCGCCCCAGAACAGGACGAAGCTCACCCCCATCAGAATGTAGCCCCAGACACCCATGTTCCCGTCCCAATACATCATTGCTGTTTCCTCCCTGCACCGGACGCACCAGTGCCCTGCGGTTCACTATCGTCCCGCCCGGTCTGCGGCGTCAGAGTCTTTGGTCCTCTTGCCCTGGCCGGTCGGCGGAGCACAAGCCAGAGCGAGGCCAGGACCAGGCCGGTGGCGGTAGCTCGCTGGGGAGGAACAGGGAGACGCCGATGCCAATGACGGGCACGAGCAGCGTCCAGGCAGTCAGGAGGTCCAGGCGGGGTGCACGCCTTCCGTGAACCAGGCCAGGAACGCTGCCGCCGTCCCGACGAGGGAGAGGAAGAGCATGAATGTGATGAACTGAGGGGTCCAGTTGATCGCCTGTACCAGCGGCGAGCAGGACCAGCCAAGCACCTGAACCGGCGCCACTGCTGAGTCCGACCACTAGCAGGCCGACGAATCCGGCGATGATCCCGAGCAGCGTCCGTGCCAACAAACATTGCGCGAAAGCAACCGCGGTATAGGCTGGAAGTTCTGTACGATGTTCACGGCGGCGGCAAGGCGTGGCTCCAGGCTCCTGCGCAAGTATCGCGCCTCAAACTGTCGAAGGATGCCCGATGACGGTTCTCGACCCTGCCAGGTCCGGTCAGTTCCGCACGGCAGCCCAACACGCTTCGCGCCGGGTGCCTATCGCGCAACGCGACGAGCTGGCCAGCCACGTCCTGGACGCCATGCGTGGCCAACACTACGAAAGTGCTGCAGCGGTCGCGGTCCTCGATGGTGACCAGCTGCTCGGCCTGGTCACCATCGAGCGGCTGCTCGCCGCCCAACCCACCGCTCCGATTAGCCTGCTGATGGACGCCAACCCTCCCGTTGTCGCGTCCTCAACCGTTCAGGAGCAGGCGGCTTGGAAAGCCGTCCACCACAACGAGCCCACCCTCGCCGTCATTGACGAGGGTCGGTTCGTCGGTCTCGTACCCGCCACCGCCCTTCTTGAGGTGCTGTTGACAGAACATGACGAGGACTTGGTCCGTCTGGGCGGATTCCTGCGATCTGCATCACCTGCTCAGATGACCACGGTGGAGCCGGTGCTGCGTCGCCTTTGGCATCGCCTCCCATGGCTGGGTGTTGGGCTCGTCGGCGCGTTGCTGGCGGCCGGGATCGTGGGCAACTTTGAAGCCGATCTGGCTGAGCATGTCCTCATCGCTTTCTTCGTCCCCGGCGTGGTCTATCTCGCCGACGCGATCGGAACGCAGACGGAAGCGCTCGTCATTCGTGGCCTTTCGCTTGGGATAGGCGTGCGGCGCATCGTCGGGCGCGAGATCGCCACCGGTGCGCTTCTGGGTCTGATCCTCGGAGGGGTGTCACTGCTCCTTGTGGGATCAATCTGGCGGGACTGGCATGTCGCGTTGGCCGTCGCGCTCTCACTGCTGGCTGCCGCTTCGATCGCTACCGTCATTGCCCTGGTTTTGCCCTGGGGGATCAGCAAACTGGGCAAGGACCCGGCCTTCGGCTCCGGGCCCCTCGCCACGGTGACACAGGACCTCCTGACCGTGATGATCTACCTCACTACCGCCTCAGCCCTCGTGGTGTGACGTCCCGCCGCTGCGATCGTCTCGTGCCATGGCGGCTCTGCCGGGCGGTCTGTCCGCACAGGACTCATGCTGTTCCGGCCCCGCTACTCGCCTCTTTGGATGCCCGGAAGCGTGGTGTCGTCGGTTATCCGAGCAGGAAGGGGTCCACCGCGCAGATCGCGGACCGGATAGCCGAAATCTTGCGGCGTTCGGGAAACGACGTGGACGTAAGCCAGGCCCTCGTCGGTTCCCATCCTATCGAGGTGTTGCGGTCGGTCGAGGAAGTCCAGTAGTCCGGCGCGGGTAGGCGAGGCAGCTGCGAGGCTGGCGCCGACAACCACGGCGACCATCGCCATCGGAACCAAGCCGCTCGTGTCCCCGCTCACGACGATCAGCACCATCGCGGCGATGAAGCTCGATCCCATCAGCAATGGAGAAGACCAGTGCCGGTAGGGTCAAGAACAACCCCTTCTTGTTCCCGCGCAGGGCGAGCACCCCGATGATAATCCTGCCCGGCAGGACCACGGACAGGTCGATGACATGGATGGGGTTCATTGTCAGCCCAGCTATTTCCAGGCTCGACGGTGCCTGCCCCGAAAGGGTAGCTGGAACTAGTTCGCTCAACCACAACAGGGCGAAGAGCCTGCCGGTGACGATCAGGACCCACCCGGCGAAAACGCGGGCCCAGAGCTGCGTCGCTCTAAGGGAGCCAGCGCGCATCCTAATCGCACTCACGAGCCTACCGAGCACGCCCAGCTAGTCCGTGCAGAGGGTTCCCTGTGATCGCGCGCGCGAGTGGATGCCGCGCCCGGCGCCTCTCGTTGAGGTTCGCCGGTGTTAGTCTCTTGCCATGCGCGCAAAATTCACGCTTCGGTGGATCGTCGCGGTGACGATCGGCGAGGCGACGGGGTTCGCCGTCACTGCGGGCGCGGGGATCCTCACGATCGTCATGGGGATCGGGGCCCCGTGGAGCCTGATCCTCGTGGTGGCAGCCGGTGCGATCGAGGGTGCGGCCCTGGCGACCGGACAGTATCTCGCGATGGAACAGAACCGACCGCGAAGGGGCTTGTGGCTCGGCGCGACGGCAGTCGCGGCATCCGTTGCCTGGCTGCTCGGCATGCTGCCGAACACGATCGGGCTCCGCATCGATTCCTTCGGTACCATCGCGTTGCTGGTTGTCGGGGCGCTCGTGCTTCTCGGCAGCATCCCGTTCGCCCAGTGGCTGGCCATGCGACGGCCGGGCACGTTCCGCTGGGTGCCGATCAACATGGGCGCCTGGCTCGTGGCGATCCTGTGGACGGCTGCGCCGTCGCCCTTCATCGACGAGGGGAGCCCGATCCCGCTCGTCGCAGCACTCTACGTCCTCGCTGGCTTCCTCATGGCTGTCACGATCGCTGCGCTGACGGCCCCCATGGCCAGGTCGTTTTTCGGCCGATAGCCGCGCTCGTGTGCCCGCGGTCGAAGAGCCCCCATCGCGAAGCCCGCAACCGCGGTCCAGAACGCCGCCGAAGCGCGCCGGAGGAGCAGGAGCACAAAAGCGAGCAGCCGGGTTCCCCCGACCACGACGAGGTGGATGATACGGCGATTCCCGTAGCGACAGAGTGCTGCGGCGTCCGGACTGTCGCTCGTGGCATGTCAGGCCGGGGATCTCACGGC
Proteins encoded in this window:
- a CDS encoding pyridoxamine 5'-phosphate oxidase family protein; amino-acid sequence: MEKAGKNAVERLGPEACWDLLRSDTVGRLAVVVQRRPDIFPINYVVDGETLVFRSAVGSKFWAGLDVESALEVDGYKPRTQMAWSVVAQGKIRIVLDPLEKKAADTLGLQPWEPGEKNIYMRVIPESITGRLFHTVKPDIWKISEVDRRRSAFE
- a CDS encoding phenylacetate--CoA ligase family protein, whose product is MDLRLISRVVFLRAAWRRRDHWDAARITAHQDHALQELRRAAYAGSEFYRRHHTGLHDAPLDQLPPVTKADLMAHFDEAVTTPDLRRADLEAHLRSLTESGGDPGVPWQGRWWAAATAGTTGRRGTFIWNRSEWGTVLASYARANDWAGISAGPTRPLKMALVSSRVPTHQSAVVGASLRSRLVPTLRLDVTAPMEDTVAALNRFQPRILVGYASALKPLAAEQHAGRLHISPQGVMSASEVLTPHTAAELEAAWGSAPFDVYAATETAGIASPCTYRNRHVYEDLLIIEPVDQDGNPVPPGTTGARLLVTVLFSRTLPLIRYEMSDSVRLGGRGCPCGRAFTLLGDIEGRLEDILNLPGRQGPVSIHPIVFHHVLDEAGSAGWQVIQEASGLRVLLAGLAPGASIEGVRAAVIGALNAAGVVETRVDVQLADHLERTALGKAPFVRGLAAPH
- a CDS encoding cation-translocating P-type ATPase, translated to MTAGPKPAAGAVSTPLKSTVVEVRGLHWATSKAVVEHVLLQRPGVAAVDANAVAQTATVSFDPVVTSVEQISRWIRDCGYHCRGESVPDHVCYPMDETMRTPKMKHEPVHPVEPDHQGMHPGQAPEPAEPRAGHAHPPADSHAGHGPGGHGEMPRTPQEMMGHGGHHAGMSMDDMVKDMRNRFLVAAILSIGVTLWSPMGRDMFGFTAPTPFGLRDDVLALALSLPVIFYSAWIFFDGAYRALKARTLDMMVLVAIAVGTGWLYSVWVTLTGGGEVFYEAATVLASFVLLGHWFEMRARGGANEAIRTLLELAPPVAVVIRDGDTVEIPTSEVQTGDLLLIRPGSKIPVDGEVEDGQSEVDESMVTGESLPVTKTIGSEVIGASINTTGTMRVRATKVGADTALAQIVALVQEAQNSKAPGQRLADRAAFWLVLVALIGGTVTFAAWLALGAGVQAALLFAITVVVITCPDALGLATPTAIMVGTGLGAKRGVLFKNATALEVSARIDTVVMDKTGTLTKGEPEVTDVVVEGIDENELLALVAAVEKESEHPLAAAVVRHAQGHGATDLAATDFLNVPGHGAGATVEGHRVLVGNRKLMSDEGIDLGPLAAVRDELAGTGRTAVLVAVDGRAAAVIAMADAARETAPAAVAALHEAGIEVVMLTGDNEATAQRIAGQLGIDTVIAEVLPGDKSAKIAALQQAGKKVAMVGDGVNDAPALAQADLGIAIGAGTDVAIETADVVLMRSDPLDVPIALRIGKGTLRKMRQNLGWAVGYNAIALPIAAGVFAFAGIVLSPEIAALSMSGSSFLVAVNALLLKRLRLPRPETPEASTARPVRPLAPAGTH
- a CDS encoding SHOCT domain-containing protein; translated protein: MMYWDGNMGVWGYILMGVSFVLFWGAVITAIILFARTMGAGGRRYEGGAPGPGIAENLLAERFARGEIDESEYTARLTVLRRGRGA
- a CDS encoding magnesium transporter, encoding MTVLDPARSGQFRTAAQHASRRVPIAQRDELASHVLDAMRGQHYESAAAVAVLDGDQLLGLVTIERLLAAQPTAPISLLMDANPPVVASSTVQEQAAWKAVHHNEPTLAVIDEGRFVGLVPATALLEVLLTEHDEDLVRLGGFLRSASPAQMTTVEPVLRRLWHRLPWLGVGLVGALLAAGIVGNFEADLAEHVLIAFFVPGVVYLADAIGTQTEALVIRGLSLGIGVRRIVGREIATGALLGLILGGVSLLLVGSIWRDWHVALAVALSLLAAASIATVIALVLPWGISKLGKDPAFGSGPLATVTQDLLTVMIYLTTASALVV